One window of the Marmota flaviventris isolate mMarFla1 chromosome 2, mMarFla1.hap1, whole genome shotgun sequence genome contains the following:
- the Raly gene encoding RNA-binding protein Raly isoform X1: MSLKIQTSNVTNKNDPKSINSRVFIGNLNTAVVKKSDVETIFSKYGRVAGCSVHKGYAFVQYANERHARAAVLGENGRVLAGQTLDINMAGEPKPNRPKGLKRAASAIYSGYSFGYDYYQDDFYNRLFDYRGRLSPVPVPRAVPVKRPRVTVPLVRRVKTTIPVKLFARSTAITTGSAKIKLKSSELQTIKTELTQIKSNIDALLGRLEQIAEEQKANPDGKKKNDSSSGGGGGGGGGGGGGGGGGSGGGGGGGGGGGSGGGGSGSSSGNSGNSSRPPVPQEDAVSEAGTPQGETQTRDDGDEEGLLTHSEEELEHSQDTDAEDGALQ, encoded by the exons ATGTCCTTGAAAATCCAGACAAGCAATGTAACCAACAAGAATGACCCCAAGTCCATCAACTCTCGGGTTTTCATTGGAAACCTCAACACAGCTGTGGTGAAGAAGTCTGATGTGGAGACCATCTTCTCTAAGTATGGCCGTGTGGCCGGCTGTTCGGTGCACAAGGGATATGCCTTTGTCCAGTATGCCAATGAGCGCCATGCCCGGGCAGCTGTGCTGGGAGAGAATGGGAGGGTGCTGGCTGGGCAGACCCTGG ACATCAACATGGCTGGAGAACCTAAGCCCAATAGACCCAAAGGGCTAAAGAGAGCAGCATCTGCCATATACAG TGGCTACAGCTTTGGCTATGATTACTACCAGGACGACTTCTACAACAG GCTTTTTGACTACCGTGGCCGCCTGTCACCTGTGCCAGTACCCAGGGCAGTCCCTGTGAAGCGACCCCGGGTCACAGTACCTTTGGTCCGTCGTGTCAAAACTACCATACCTGTCAAGCTCTTTGCTCGTTCTACAGCCATCACCACTGGCTCAGCCAAGATCAAGT TGAAGAGCAGTGAGCTGCAGACCATCAAGACAGAGCTGACGCAGATCAAGTCCAACATCGATGCCCTTTTGGGCCGCTTGGAGCAAATTGCTGAGGAGCAAAAGGCCAACCCAG ATGGCAAGAAGAAGAATGAcagcagcagcggcggcggcggcggcggcggcggcggcggcggcggcggcggtggtggtggtagtggtggcggcggcggcggcggtggcggtggtggcagcggcggcggcggcagtgGCAGTAGCAGTGGCAATAGTGGCAACAGCAGCCGGCCACCAGTCCCCCAAGAGGATGCAGTTTCTGAGGCAGGCACGCCCCAGGGAGAAACCCAGACTCGAGATGATGGCGACGAGGAGGGCCTGCTGACACATAGCGAGGAAGAATTG GAGCACAGCCAGGACACAGATGCGGAGGATGGGGCCTTGCAGTAA
- the Raly gene encoding RNA-binding protein Raly isoform X2, with amino-acid sequence MSLKIQTSNVTNKNDPKSINSRVFIGNLNTAVVKKSDVETIFSKYGRVAGCSVHKGYAFVQYANERHARAAVLGENGRVLAGQTLDINMAGEPKPNRPKGLKRAASAIYRLFDYRGRLSPVPVPRAVPVKRPRVTVPLVRRVKTTIPVKLFARSTAITTGSAKIKLKSSELQTIKTELTQIKSNIDALLGRLEQIAEEQKANPDGKKKNDSSSGGGGGGGGGGGGGGGGGSGGGGGGGGGGGSGGGGSGSSSGNSGNSSRPPVPQEDAVSEAGTPQGETQTRDDGDEEGLLTHSEEELEHSQDTDAEDGALQ; translated from the exons ATGTCCTTGAAAATCCAGACAAGCAATGTAACCAACAAGAATGACCCCAAGTCCATCAACTCTCGGGTTTTCATTGGAAACCTCAACACAGCTGTGGTGAAGAAGTCTGATGTGGAGACCATCTTCTCTAAGTATGGCCGTGTGGCCGGCTGTTCGGTGCACAAGGGATATGCCTTTGTCCAGTATGCCAATGAGCGCCATGCCCGGGCAGCTGTGCTGGGAGAGAATGGGAGGGTGCTGGCTGGGCAGACCCTGG ACATCAACATGGCTGGAGAACCTAAGCCCAATAGACCCAAAGGGCTAAAGAGAGCAGCATCTGCCATATACAG GCTTTTTGACTACCGTGGCCGCCTGTCACCTGTGCCAGTACCCAGGGCAGTCCCTGTGAAGCGACCCCGGGTCACAGTACCTTTGGTCCGTCGTGTCAAAACTACCATACCTGTCAAGCTCTTTGCTCGTTCTACAGCCATCACCACTGGCTCAGCCAAGATCAAGT TGAAGAGCAGTGAGCTGCAGACCATCAAGACAGAGCTGACGCAGATCAAGTCCAACATCGATGCCCTTTTGGGCCGCTTGGAGCAAATTGCTGAGGAGCAAAAGGCCAACCCAG ATGGCAAGAAGAAGAATGAcagcagcagcggcggcggcggcggcggcggcggcggcggcggcggcggcggtggtggtggtagtggtggcggcggcggcggcggtggcggtggtggcagcggcggcggcggcagtgGCAGTAGCAGTGGCAATAGTGGCAACAGCAGCCGGCCACCAGTCCCCCAAGAGGATGCAGTTTCTGAGGCAGGCACGCCCCAGGGAGAAACCCAGACTCGAGATGATGGCGACGAGGAGGGCCTGCTGACACATAGCGAGGAAGAATTG GAGCACAGCCAGGACACAGATGCGGAGGATGGGGCCTTGCAGTAA